CCTCGGTCATGCCCATGGTGCGGTGCATGTGCATGGGATCGCCCCAGCCGGCGGCGGCGTCGAAGATCAGCGGCAGGCTCGACACCGTGCGGATCTCGAGCGCCGTCTGCGCCATCTCCGTGAGCGTGAGGTTGGCCTCGAGGTGGACCTTGAGGTAGCCGGTGGCGCCGCCGCCGAGGTAGAGCGCCTTGAATCCGGCTTTCTCCGCCATCCGGGCCATCATCGGATCGAGCACCAGCGGCGCCAGCACTGGCGCCGGGCCGCGCATCATCTCCGTCAGGTTCGCCATCGTTCCGGTCCCTCGTCGGTGTGAGCGTCGCCGTCCGCGGTCAGCGCATCGACGGCGCCTTGGCGTCGCGCAACGCGCCACCGCTCTCGGCGATCTCGCGAAGCAGCGCCGAGGGACGCCAGCGGCCGCCGTAGCGCTGGTGCCACGCCGCCACCTGGTTGTAGATCTCGCGCGCGCCGACGCCGTCCGCCCAGAACATCAGGCCACCGCGGTAGCGCGGGAAGCCGAAGCCGTTGAGCCACATCACGTCGATGTCGCTGGCGCGCAACGCCTTGCCCTCCTCGATGATCTTGCACGCCTCGTTGACCGACGAGAACAGCAGGCGGTGCAGGATCTCCTCGTCCGTGAAGGCGCGGCGCTGGACGCCCAGCGCCCCGGTGACCTCCTTGATGATCCGGTGGGTCTCCGGATCGACGCGCGGCGTGCGGTCGCCTTTCTCGTAGCGGTACCAGCCGGCGCCGGTCTTCTGTCCCTTGCGGCCCAGTTCGACCAGACGGTCGGCGATTGGAAGGCCGCGGTAGGCCGGATCGGCGGCGGCGCGGCGCTTGCGCGTCTGGTAGCTGACGTCGAGGCCGGACATGTCGTTGACCGCGAACGGGCCGACAGGATAGCCGAAATCGACCATCACCTTGTCGACCTGCTCCGGCAGGGCGCCTTCCTCGACCATCCAGCCCTGTTCCTGGTTGAAGGTGACGCGGCTGCGATTGGCGGCGAAGCCGTCGCAGTTCCCCGCCCAGGCGCTGACCTTGCCGATGGCGCGGCCGAGCTTCATCGCCGCGGCCATGGTCGCGGGCGCGGTCCTCGAACCTTCGACCACCTCCAGCAGCCGCATCACGTTGGCGGGCACGAAGAAATGCGCGCCCGCTACGGCCTCCGGCCGCGAGGTGACGGAGGCGATCTCGTCGATGTCCAGCGCCGAGGTGTTGGTCAGCATCAGCGCGCCGGGCTTCATCACCGCGTCGAGCTTCGCGAACACCTCCTTTTTGACCGGCATCTGCTCGAACACCGCCTCGATCACGACGTCGCATCCCGCGATGTCGGCGTAGCCGGTGACCGGCTCGATCAGCGCCAGCCGCCGGTCCATCTCCGCCTGGGCGAGGCTGCCGCGCGCGACGCTGGTGGCGTAGTTGGCGCGGATGCGGTCCATGCCGCGTTCCAGCACCTCCGCCGACGCGTCCAGCAGCTTAACCGGCAGACCATGGTCGGCGAAGCTCATGGCGATGCCGCCGCCCATCGTGCCGGCGCCGACCACCGCCGCCGCGCGCAGGTCGGGTGCGCGGGCGGCGTCCGAAAGACCGGGGATGCGGGCGACCTCGCGCTCGGCGAAGAAGGCGTAACGCAACGCCTTCGCCTCGTCGGCGTTCTCCAGCTCGTCGAACAGCCGTCGTTCGGTGCGGATGCCCTCTTCGAACGGCTGGGCGCACGCGGCCTCGACGGCGGCGATGCAGTTGAACGGCGCCTTCTGGTTGCTGGCCTTGCGCGCGATCGACTTGCGCATCGCCTCGAACATCCCTGGATCGGCCTTGGCCTCCGCCAGCCTGTCGTCGAGGTCGCGGACTCGGCGCAGCGGGCGCTTGTCGGCCACTGAACGCGCGAAAGCGATGGCCTCGGCGCGCAGATCCTCGCCGTCGACCACGGCGTCGATTATCCCCAGCTTCAACGCCTCCGGCGCCGGCACGTGGCGGCCGGACACGATCAGCTCCATCGCCGCCTTCGGGCCGACCAGCCGCGGCAACCGTTGCGTGCCGCCGCCACCGGGCAGGATGCCGATCAGCACCTCCGGTAGACCGACCTTCGCCGTCGGCGTGGCGATCCGGTAGTGGCACGCCAGCGCGTTCTCCAAGCCGCCGCCCAGCGCGAAGCCGTGGATCGCGGCGACCACCGGCTTGGCGCTGCCGTCGAGGGCGTCGTAGGTGCGGCGCGCCATCGGCGGCCGCGGCTTGCCGAAGCGGCGGATATCGGCGCCGGCGATGAAGCTGCGCCCGGCGCCGATCAGCACGAGCGCCTTCACCGCGGGATCGTTCTGCGCGGCGTCGACGGCGGCGACGATTCCCTCGGCCACGCCCGGCCCCAGCGCGTTGACCGGCGGGTAGTCGACGGTGACGACGCCGACGCCGTTCTCGACGTCGAATCTCACGACCTGCGCTTCCGTCATCCTTTTCCTCCCGAGCCGCGGCGTCCGTCACGCCAGATCGTCGATGTCGTTCCGCAACGCCTGGCCCGCGCGCCATCGCGCGAGATTGTCGAGGAAGATATCGAAGATCGCCTCGTTCTGTCCCAGCGAGTGGCTGGCGGTGTGCGGCGAGACGATCACGTTGGGCATGTCCCAGAGCGGTGACGCGGGGTCCAGCGGCTCGCGCTCGAAGACGTCGAGATAGGCACCGGCGAGCTTTCCGGACGCCAGCGCGGCGACGATGTCCCGTTCCACCGCCACTTCGCCGCGCGCGACGTTCACCAGGCAGGCGCCGTCGCGCATCGCCGCGAACGTGCGGGCGTCGGCGATTCCGCGGGTGAGCGGCGACAGGGGGCAGCTCAGGATCAGCCAGTCGGCGCCCGGCAGGGACTCGCGCAAACGCTCGTAGGTGATCGTCGCGTCGCAAGGCGGCACCGGAGCCGCGACGCGGCGGACGCCGACAACCGTCATGCCGAGGACCTTCAGCAGCGTCGCGACGTTGCGGCCGATCGGACCCAGCCCGACGACCACGGCGCGCTGTCCCGCGAGATCACGCGGCGCGTTGGCGCCGAGGCGCTGCTCCCAGGCGTGCCGGCGCTGGGCGTCGGCCAGCGCCGGGAAGCGGCGGTTGAGCGCGATCACCGCGCCGAGGACACTGTGCGCGACCGTCACCGCCGTGGCGCCCGACCCCGTTGTGATCTTGACGCCACGCGCGCGCATGTCGCCGTAGATCGCCCGGTCTGCGCCGGCGGCGTGGATCTGGAACCATCTCAATCGAGGTGAACGGCGTACGACGTCGATGAAGGCGGCGAGCTCGGGCGTATGCGCGTCCTTGGTCGACCGGCCCGTGACCTCGCGGGTGATGAAGGCGATGTCGGCGTCGCAGGGACCGGCATCGGCCGCCGCGGCCTCGGCGGTCACGAACGCAAGTTCGGGCGCGGCCTCGGCGATGCGCGCGCCCCATGTCCGCAGCGCGTGCGCGGACAGCAGCAGCTGCAGCTTGTGTGGCGGCGGAGTCGGATCGCTCATGGGCGTGTGGCGGACGCGGGATGCTCGATGCCGGTGGCGCGTGCCTGCGATGCGTCGTCCACCGCGGTCGACCCGCAGCCTTCCATGCGTCCGGCGCGAATGCTAGCGTTTTTGGACGGTGGCCGCGCGGCGCGGGACGCCGTGGAGGGATGCGGTTTTGTCATACGACTACATCATCGTCGGCGGCGGCTCGGCCGGCTCCGTGATGGCCAACCGGCTGTCGGCGCGCGGCGCGAACAAAGTGCTGGTGTGCGAGGCCGGGCAGGACACGCCGCCGGGCGCGGAGCCGCCGGAGATTCTCGACAGCTACTCCGGGACCGCCTACATCGACCCGCGCTTCCACTGGACCGACCTGAAGGTCACCACGCAGGTGGTCTCGCACAACAATCCGCACGAGGTCCGTCCGCCGCTGCGCAAATACGTGCAGGCGCGCGTCCTGGGCGGCGGTTCGTCGATCAACGGCCAGATGGCGAACCGCGGCGCGCCCACCGACTACGCCGAATGGGAGGCGCGCGGCGCCGCGGCTGGAACTGGGACGGCGTGCTGCCGTACTTCAAGAAGATCGAACGCGACGAGGATTTCGACGGGCCGTACCACGGCAAGGACGGCCACATCCCGGTGCGCCGCATCTTCCAGGACAAGTGGACCGGCCACGCGCGCGCCGTCGCCAAGGCGTGCGAGGAGGCGGGCTATCCCTACCTCCCGGACCAGAACGGCGAGTTCGTGGACGGCCATTTCCCGATCACGATCTCGAACAGCGGGGAGCGGCGCGTGTCGGCGGCGATGGGCTACCTCAACGCCGACGTGCGCAAGCGGCCCAACCTGACGATCTCGACCGACACGCAGGTGGCGGCGCTGCTGTTCGAGGGCACGGCGTGCGTCGGCGTGCGCGCCATCGTCGCCGGCAAGGAGGTCGAGTTCCGCGGGCGCGAGATCATCCTCTCGTGCGGCGCGATCCATAGTCCGGCGCATCTCATGCGCGCGGGCATCGGCCCGGTCGGCCAACTGCACGACCTCGGTATTCCCGTCGTGGCGGCGCTGCCCGGCGTCGGCCAGCGGCTGATGGACCATCCGTCGATCGCCCTTGCGTCCTTCCTGCGGCCCGACGCGCGCGTCGAGAACGCGGTGACGCGGCGCCACCTGCTTGTCGGGCTGCGGTATTCCTCGGGCATGGAGGGGATTCCGAAGGGCGACATGTTCGTCGCCATGGTCGGCAAATCGGCGTGGCACGCCATCGGCGAGCAGATCGCCTCGTTCCTGATCTTCATCAACAAGACCTATTCCGAGACCGGCCAGGTGAAGCTGGCCTCGCGCGATTGGCGCGCCGAGCCGGTGGTCGAGTTCAACCTCCTGTCGGACAAGCGCGACCTCGATCGGCTGATGTCGGGCTTCCGCAAGATGGCGGCGCTACAGGAGAGCGCGCCGATGCGCGCGGTGGCCAGCGATCCGTTCCCCGCCAGCTACGGCGACCGTGTGAAGCAGGTCGGCGCCATCACGTTGAAGAACAAGGTGCTCACCGCCGTCGGCGCGAAGCTGCTCGACGGTCCGGCGGCGCTGCGCCGTCACATCATCGAGAAGTACGTGCTCGACGGCTTCTCCTACGAGCAGGTGATGAACGACGACGACGCGCTGGAGTCGTTCGTGAAGAAGGCCGCCGTGGGCGTCTGGCACGCCTCCTGCACCTGCCGGATGGGACGCGCCGACGATCCGATGGCGGTCACGGACAATTCCGGGCGCGTGCGCGGCGTGCAGGGGTTGCGGGTGGTCGACGCCTCGCTGTTCCCCGTCGTGCCCTGCGCCAACACCAACTTCCCGACGTTCATGACGGCGGAGAAGATCGCCGACGCGGTCCTCGCCGGTCATTGATGCGCCGCGGACTTCCGCAGGCGCCTGAAGGCCTCTAACCTCCGCTGCGTTTCGCCAGACAATCGGGAAATCCGACGATGAACGCTCCCGCCGATCTCGCCGTCGCCGCGCGCCAGACCGCCGTCGACTGGCTCGCCACCTTCGAGCGTGCGCTCGCCGCCGGCGACGCGGCTGCGCTCGCTGCGATGTTCGCGGGCGAGGCGCACTGGCGCGACGTGCTCGCGTTCACGTGGCGGCTCCAGACGACGAGCGGCGGCGGCGCGATCGCGGCCGCGTTGCTTCCGACACTCGGGAGCGTCAAGCCGGCGGGGTTCCACCTTCCCGAGGGTCGTTCGTCACCGCGCCGCGTGCGTCGTGCGGGCATCGATTGCGTCGAGGTGGTGTTCGCCTTCACGACCGCCAGCGGGCAGGCCAACGGCGCGTTGCGGCTGGTGCGCGACGCCGGCGCCGGCCCGTGGCGCGCCTGGGTGCTGCTCACGACGCTGGAGACGCTGCACGGCCATCCCGATCCGAGATGGCACGCGATGGGCGACGCCGACGCGCTGCCGCGCGATTTCGGTGGCGAGACATGGCTCGACCGGCGCCGCCGCGCGCGCGCCTACGACGACCGCGATCCAACGGTGCTGGTGGTGGGTGGCGGACAGGCCGGCCTCGCGATCGCCGCGCGGCTCGGGCATCTCGGTGTCGACACGCTGATCGTCGAGCGCAATCAGCGCATCGGCGACAACTGGCGCCGGCGCTACCGCTCGTTGACGTTGCACAACGAGACGCATGTCAACCACATGCCGTACATGCCGTTCCCGCCGACCTGGCCGGTGTTCATTCCCAAGGACAAGCTGGCGAACTGGCTCGAATCGTACGCCGAGAACCTCGAGCTGAACTGCTGGACCGGGACGGAGCTGGTGCGCGGGTCCTACGACGCGACCGCCGGACGATGGGGTATCACGCTGCGCCGCGACGGGGTGGAGCGCGCGATGCGGCCCCGGCATATCGTGTTCGCCACAGGCGTCAGCGCGACGCCGGTGTGGCCGCATGTGCCGGGCCTCGATGCTTTCGCGGGCAGGGTGGTCCATTCCGGCGACTACACCGACGGCGCGGAATGGAAGGGCCGCAAGACGATCGTGCTGGGCACCGGCACCAGCGGCCACGACGTCGCGCAGGACCTCCAAGCCGCCGGCGCCGACGTGACAATCGTGCAGCGCAGCCCGACCTACGTCGTGAGCCTGCGCGAGGCGCAGAAGGTCTACTCGATGTATTCGGAGGGCCTGCCGTTCGAGGATTGCGATCTGCTGGCGGCGGCGACGCCCTACGACGTGCTGAAGCGTTCCTACCAGTTGTCGACCGCCGAGATGCGCGCCAACGACGCGCCGCTGCTGGCCGGGCTGGAACGGCGTGGGTTCAAACTGACATACGGCGAGGACGATACCGGCTTCCAGATGATGTATCTGCGCCGCGGCGGCGGGTACTACTTCAACGTCGGCTGCTCCGGGTTGATCGCCGACGGCAAGGTACGTCTGTTGCAGTACGACTCCATCGACCGCTTCGAACGCGGCGGCGCGCGGTTGAAGGATGGCACGGAGCTGCCGGCCGAACTGCTCGTGGTCGCCACCGGCTACGAGAACCAGCAGGAGATGGCGCGGCGCCATCTCGGCGAGGATGTCGCCGAGCGCATCGGTCCGGTGTGGGGCTTCGACGACGGCGGCGAGCTGCGCAACATGTGGCGGCGCACGGCGCAGCCGGGACTGTGGTTCACCGCCGGCAGCCTGGCGCAGTGCCGCATCTACTCGCGCTACCTCGCGCTGCAGATCAAGGCGGTCGAGGATGGACTCCTGCCGGCCTGACCGGCGCGTCGCGTGTTCCTACGCGCCTGCGGTCGCGAGGAACCAGTCCAAAATCCCGGCGTTGGCGTCGCGCGGGTAGGTGTGGGCGAGATCCTCGATCTCGCGGTGGACGACGAGGGCGCCCTCCCCCTCCAAGGCATCACGCGCGTCGCGGGCCATCTCCGCTGGGAACATCCAGTCGCGCGCGCCGTGGACGATGTGGATCGGCAGGCCGCGCACGCGGCCGGCGTCGGCGAACGCCGTCAGCATCGGATGGAAGCTGGCCGCCACCGGCGCCAGATGCGTGAAGCGGCATCCCGCGCGCAGGCCGAGGACGTAGGTGAACGTGCCGCCGTCGCTCATGCCCGTCAGAAGCGCCCGCTTCGAGTCGATGTTCCAGTGGCCGGCGACGTGGTCGACCATGCGGTCGATGTTGGGGCCGTCTACTTCCGGCTCCATCAGGGACCAGGTCGAACCGATCGCGGTCGGGGCGAGGACGACGAGGCCGCGCGAGCGCGCCTCGCGCACCCAGCTCCAGAGGAACGCTCCGCCGTTGCCGCTGCCGCCATGCATCGCGACGACCAGCGGCCAGGCGCGCGCGGCGTCGTAGTATTCCGGCACGTAGAGCGAGAACACGCCGCGCGCGCCGGCGGGGCCACCGAGATGCACCACGCCGACCTCGTCGCGCGTCGCGTCGGCGGCGGCGAGCCGGTCCGCCAGCGCGGAGTCGCTACGCGCTGCGGGCTCGAGGAAGAAATGGCTGACGGGTTTCAGATGCGCCGACATCGGATAGAGCGCCTCGGCGGCGCGGGCGTAGGCCCGCAACGCCCGGTACGCGGCCGGAAGCGGCTGCGGCGAGTCGCCGGCCGCGCGGAGGCCCGCGACCCCGTCTGCCACGGCCTCGGCGGCGTTCTCGAGACATTCGCGCACCGGACCGAGGCGTTCCGGCCACGCCAACGATCGCGACGTCGCGAGGGCTGCGGCGAGGCCGTCGTCGCGGCCGGCTAACGCATCGACCAGCCGCGACAGCGTGTCTGGCGCGAGATGGCGTGCCGCGAATTCCAGCGCGTGCAGCGCGCGCAACGTCGCCGGCACCAGCCGGGCGATCGCGTCCACAGCCGATTTGTTGTCCGTGCTCAAAGCGGCCATCCCCTCGAAGGCGGCGGACGCCATGAGAACGCCGCACGGGCGGCGGCGCAACCCCGGTGCCGCGTCCGCACGACGGAGTCACGCGCCACGGCCACCGACGGCGCGGCGCCTCGTGTCGCGTGGTGCGCTAGATACGGTAGGCCTGCCGCGCGAGAAGCTTCCAGTCCGCGCCCTGCTTCTGCCAGACCATCAGGATGCCGATCTTGATCGCGGTGGTCTTGCCGTCGCTCAGCGTCTCGCCCGTGAGCACGTGGCGCGCGATGGCGTTGTTGCCCACGACCTTGACGGTGGCGTCCGATAGCGTGATGAAATTCCACGTCGTCTTGCCGCTGGTCGAGGCGGCGATGAACTCGGCTTTGGTCTCGAGCCGCCCGGCGGAATGGCCGTAGCTCATCTGATCGGCGCACAGCGCTTCGAACTTCGCCTTGTCGGCCTTCAGCATCGCGTTCCGGAACGCCTCGACGGCGGCGGCGACCGCGGCGTCGTCACCGGCCTGCGCCAGCGCCGCGCGTCCGGAGCCCGTGGCGATCACGGCCAGCGCGCCCGCGCCGGCGAGTGTCAGATGACGTCGGATCATGTTCATCGGCGTTTTCCTTCCCTGCGTCGATCTGCGTCGACGCCGGAGCCTAAACCCGTTCGATAGGAACGGAAAACCGTCGTTTCGGCGTTCCGTCCGTCCGCGCTCACGCGGCCCGACGCCGGACGAGGCCATGGACGCCGACCGCGAGGACCGGCAGCGCGCCGATCAGGAAGCCGACGCGGTAGCCGCCGGTCAACGCCAGCGCCGCGCTGAAGATCAGCGGCAGGAGGAGCGAGCCGGCGTCGCCGAAGGCCAGAACGACGCCGGTTGTGGCGCCGATGCGTCCGCTGGGCGACAGGCGGGCGACCTCGGCCAGCAGCACTCCGTGCCAACTCACCGCGGTGGCGCTGAACACGGCGGCGACCACGATGATCAGCCAGGTCGGCCATCCCTGGTCGAGCGCCGCCGTGAGCGCCGCCGCGCCGGACATCGTCAATCCCAGCGCCGAGAGCAGCGTATGCGGCCGCACGAAGCGCGAGGCCACCCAGCCCCAGCCGATGCGGGCCGGCACGGCGACGGCGATGGCGATCGCGAAGGCGAGGCCGGCCGTCGCGAGGTCGCGGCTGAGACCCTGGACGAGGTAGAGGACGAAGAAGCCGGTGAAGAGCGCCTGGAGCCCGACGAACGCGAACATGGTGAAGCACAACAGGCGGAGCGCCGGCACCTGGATCACCGAGCGGATGTTGCTGCGCATGTCGGCCGGCGACAGCGACTGCGCTGGGTTCCGGTCGGTATCGAAGCCGGCGCGCAGCGGCTGCAGCGCCAGCGCGGTCGCCACGCAGATCGCGGCGATGCACAGCATCGCGGCCTGCCAGCCGACCGCGTCGACCAGCGCCGGCGCCGTGACGCCGGCCAGCATCAGGCCGGCGGGCACCCCGGTCTGCTTCAGCGAGAAGATCAGCGGCGCAAGCCGCGGCGGCGAGAAGCGACCGAGGAGATGGGAACTGGACGGCGTCGACACCGCCTGGCCGAGACCGGCCGCGAACGCGCCCGGCACGAACGCCACCAGCGCGCCGGTGGCGCTCACCGCCAGGCCACCGCCGAGGAACAGCATGCCGATCTGGGTCATCCGCAGCGCGCCGTAGCGCAGGATGAATCCGCCGCAGCCGAGCGTCGACAGGAAGGCCGACGCCGACGACAGGCTCAGGAACACGCCGACCAGCGCGGGGCTGATACCCAGGTCGGCGACGATGGCGGGCGCGATGAGGGGGACGACCGACCGTCCAAGGGTCGCGAATGTCTGTTGGGCGAGCATCGCGGCGAGCGCGATCTGAAGCTGCGAAATCGGTCCGCTCCCTGGGGCGCCATCGGATTCCGGCCCGCGGTCGACGACCGCCGGCGCATGACGCGCGCCACGCGACGGTACGGCGGAAGGGACGGTCGCCGCAACGCCGGCGCGGGTGGGGTCTGCCTTGCCGGATGTCCGTGGCGGGTGTTCAGTGGCGCGCGTTACGCGACCATGACCCGATAGAGGATCGACATGCACGCCACGGGCGACCATTTCCACGGCCATCCTGCCGGCGTCGCGTTCATCGGTTGCGGACCCGCCGCTGAGCCGGGCGCGCCCGCGCCTTCACCGAGGCATCGCCGCCGCGAGGTCGTCGTCGGCGGCCGGCGCGTGAGGACGGTGGACATCCACGCCCACTGCGCCGTGCCGGAGGCGATGGCGCTGATGGGCCTGCGGGTGGCGCCGCACGCGCTGCTGATGTCCGACACGGCGGACCGCCTGCGGTCGATGGACGAGCAGGGCATCGACGTCGAGGCGCTCAGCATCAACCCCTACTGGTACGGCGCGGACCGCGATGTCGGCGCGGCGTTGATCGCGCTGCAGAACGACAAACTCGCGGAGATCTGCTCCCTCGAGCCGGAACGGTTCACGGCCTTCGCGAGCGTGGCGCTGCAGCATCCCGACCTCGCGGTCGAGCAACTTGAGCACGCCGTCCGGAAGCTCGGCCTACGCGGCGTGGCGGTCGGCGGCAGCGTCGAGGGCGAGGAACTGGCGTCGCCGCGGTTCCATCCGTTCTGGGCGAAGGCGGAGGCGCTCGGCGCGCTGGTGTTCATCCATCCGCAGGGCACAAGGGAGCTCGAGCCGAGCGGCCGGCTCGGCGGCAACGGC
The genomic region above belongs to Rhodospirillales bacterium and contains:
- a CDS encoding enoyl-CoA hydratase/isomerase family protein, encoding MTEAQVVRFDVENGVGVVTVDYPPVNALGPGVAEGIVAAVDAAQNDPAVKALVLIGAGRSFIAGADIRRFGKPRPPMARRTYDALDGSAKPVVAAIHGFALGGGLENALACHYRIATPTAKVGLPEVLIGILPGGGGTQRLPRLVGPKAAMELIVSGRHVPAPEALKLGIIDAVVDGEDLRAEAIAFARSVADKRPLRRVRDLDDRLAEAKADPGMFEAMRKSIARKASNQKAPFNCIAAVEAACAQPFEEGIRTERRLFDELENADEAKALRYAFFAEREVARIPGLSDAARAPDLRAAAVVGAGTMGGGIAMSFADHGLPVKLLDASAEVLERGMDRIRANYATSVARGSLAQAEMDRRLALIEPVTGYADIAGCDVVIEAVFEQMPVKKEVFAKLDAVMKPGALMLTNTSALDIDEIASVTSRPEAVAGAHFFVPANVMRLLEVVEGSRTAPATMAAAMKLGRAIGKVSAWAGNCDGFAANRSRVTFNQEQGWMVEEGALPEQVDKVMVDFGYPVGPFAVNDMSGLDVSYQTRKRRAAADPAYRGLPIADRLVELGRKGQKTGAGWYRYEKGDRTPRVDPETHRIIKEVTGALGVQRRAFTDEEILHRLLFSSVNEACKIIEEGKALRASDIDVMWLNGFGFPRYRGGLMFWADGVGAREIYNQVAAWHQRYGGRWRPSALLREIAESGGALRDAKAPSMR
- a CDS encoding D-2-hydroxyacid dehydrogenase → MSDPTPPPHKLQLLLSAHALRTWGARIAEAAPELAFVTAEAAAADAGPCDADIAFITREVTGRSTKDAHTPELAAFIDVVRRSPRLRWFQIHAAGADRAIYGDMRARGVKITTGSGATAVTVAHSVLGAVIALNRRFPALADAQRRHAWEQRLGANAPRDLAGQRAVVVGLGPIGRNVATLLKVLGMTVVGVRRVAAPVPPCDATITYERLRESLPGADWLILSCPLSPLTRGIADARTFAAMRDGACLVNVARGEVAVERDIVAALASGKLAGAYLDVFEREPLDPASPLWDMPNVIVSPHTASHSLGQNEAIFDIFLDNLARWRAGQALRNDIDDLA
- a CDS encoding GMC family oxidoreductase N-terminal domain-containing protein, translating into MGGARRRGWNWDGVLPYFKKIERDEDFDGPYHGKDGHIPVRRIFQDKWTGHARAVAKACEEAGYPYLPDQNGEFVDGHFPITISNSGERRVSAAMGYLNADVRKRPNLTISTDTQVAALLFEGTACVGVRAIVAGKEVEFRGREIILSCGAIHSPAHLMRAGIGPVGQLHDLGIPVVAALPGVGQRLMDHPSIALASFLRPDARVENAVTRRHLLVGLRYSSGMEGIPKGDMFVAMVGKSAWHAIGEQIASFLIFINKTYSETGQVKLASRDWRAEPVVEFNLLSDKRDLDRLMSGFRKMAALQESAPMRAVASDPFPASYGDRVKQVGAITLKNKVLTAVGAKLLDGPAALRRHIIEKYVLDGFSYEQVMNDDDALESFVKKAAVGVWHASCTCRMGRADDPMAVTDNSGRVRGVQGLRVVDASLFPVVPCANTNFPTFMTAEKIADAVLAGH
- a CDS encoding NAD(P)/FAD-dependent oxidoreductase gives rise to the protein MNAPADLAVAARQTAVDWLATFERALAAGDAAALAAMFAGEAHWRDVLAFTWRLQTTSGGGAIAAALLPTLGSVKPAGFHLPEGRSSPRRVRRAGIDCVEVVFAFTTASGQANGALRLVRDAGAGPWRAWVLLTTLETLHGHPDPRWHAMGDADALPRDFGGETWLDRRRRARAYDDRDPTVLVVGGGQAGLAIAARLGHLGVDTLIVERNQRIGDNWRRRYRSLTLHNETHVNHMPYMPFPPTWPVFIPKDKLANWLESYAENLELNCWTGTELVRGSYDATAGRWGITLRRDGVERAMRPRHIVFATGVSATPVWPHVPGLDAFAGRVVHSGDYTDGAEWKGRKTIVLGTGTSGHDVAQDLQAAGADVTIVQRSPTYVVSLREAQKVYSMYSEGLPFEDCDLLAAATPYDVLKRSYQLSTAEMRANDAPLLAGLERRGFKLTYGEDDTGFQMMYLRRGGGYYFNVGCSGLIADGKVRLLQYDSIDRFERGGARLKDGTELPAELLVVATGYENQQEMARRHLGEDVAERIGPVWGFDDGGELRNMWRRTAQPGLWFTAGSLAQCRIYSRYLALQIKAVEDGLLPA
- a CDS encoding phospholipase, which codes for MAALSTDNKSAVDAIARLVPATLRALHALEFAARHLAPDTLSRLVDALAGRDDGLAAALATSRSLAWPERLGPVRECLENAAEAVADGVAGLRAAGDSPQPLPAAYRALRAYARAAEALYPMSAHLKPVSHFFLEPAARSDSALADRLAAADATRDEVGVVHLGGPAGARGVFSLYVPEYYDAARAWPLVVAMHGGSGNGGAFLWSWVREARSRGLVVLAPTAIGSTWSLMEPEVDGPNIDRMVDHVAGHWNIDSKRALLTGMSDGGTFTYVLGLRAGCRFTHLAPVAASFHPMLTAFADAGRVRGLPIHIVHGARDWMFPAEMARDARDALEGEGALVVHREIEDLAHTYPRDANAGILDWFLATAGA
- a CDS encoding nuclear transport factor 2 family protein, with protein sequence MIRRHLTLAGAGALAVIATGSGRAALAQAGDDAAVAAAVEAFRNAMLKADKAKFEALCADQMSYGHSAGRLETKAEFIAASTSGKTTWNFITLSDATVKVVGNNAIARHVLTGETLSDGKTTAIKIGILMVWQKQGADWKLLARQAYRI
- a CDS encoding MFS transporter, which codes for MLAQQTFATLGRSVVPLIAPAIVADLGISPALVGVFLSLSSASAFLSTLGCGGFILRYGALRMTQIGMLFLGGGLAVSATGALVAFVPGAFAAGLGQAVSTPSSSHLLGRFSPPRLAPLIFSLKQTGVPAGLMLAGVTAPALVDAVGWQAAMLCIAAICVATALALQPLRAGFDTDRNPAQSLSPADMRSNIRSVIQVPALRLLCFTMFAFVGLQALFTGFFVLYLVQGLSRDLATAGLAFAIAIAVAVPARIGWGWVASRFVRPHTLLSALGLTMSGAAALTAALDQGWPTWLIIVVAAVFSATAVSWHGVLLAEVARLSPSGRIGATTGVVLAFGDAGSLLLPLIFSAALALTGGYRVGFLIGALPVLAVGVHGLVRRRAA
- a CDS encoding amidohydrolase yields the protein MHATGDHFHGHPAGVAFIGCGPAAEPGAPAPSPRHRRREVVVGGRRVRTVDIHAHCAVPEAMALMGLRVAPHALLMSDTADRLRSMDEQGIDVEALSINPYWYGADRDVGAALIALQNDKLAEICSLEPERFTAFASVALQHPDLAVEQLEHAVRKLGLRGVAVGGSVEGEELASPRFHPFWAKAEALGALVFIHPQGTRELEPSGRLGGNGLLTNTIGNPLETTIALSHLIFEGTLDRYPALKICAAHGGGYLPSYAARSDAVCSTFPDRVGPTPMKKPTEYLKQLYFDSIVFTPEALRHLIAETGAGQIVMGTDYPFPWTSTSVDHILATPGLSDAERAAILGGTAARLLGIE